One Arcobacter sp. FWKO B genomic window, TTTTTTAAAAAGGATTCCATTGAACAATTGGCAAAATATTTACAATACATTTGACCCAGTAGCATTTCATATAGGCTCGTTACCTGTTTTTTGGTATGGAATAATGTATGCTACTGCTTTAATTATAGCTATATTAGTAGCTAAATATATTGTTAAAAAAGATAAACTTCCGATAAAAGAAGATATATTTGATGGGTATATCTGGTGGGCTGAGATTGGTGTGATACTTGGAGCTAGGCTTGGATATATCATAATATATGATAAAAATACTTGGTATTATATGACTCATCCTTGGCAGATATTCAACCCTTTTATAGATGGGATGTATGCTGGAATTAGTGGGATGAGCTATCATGGGGCAATTATAGGATTTGTAATAGCTACTTATTTATACTGCAAAAAACACAAAATTTCATTTTGGTATATGAGTGATATTGCTGTTATTGCTATTCCTCTTGGATATATTTTTGGAAGAATTGGAAATTTCTTAAATCAAGAGCTTATTGGAAGAGCTACTGATATGCCATGGGGTATCTATGTAGGCTCAATTCTTCGCCATCCATCGCAATTATATGAAGCTATACTTGAAGGGTTGTTTGTATTTATTATCCTTTATTGGTATAGAAATAGAAAAAAATTCAATGGTGAACTTACCCTTTTGTATGGAATATTATACTCAATAGGAAGAATAATAGCTGAGTTTTACAGAGAACCTGATTTTCATATAGGTTTTATTATGAATACCAAATGGCTAACAATGGGGATG contains:
- the lgt gene encoding prolipoprotein diacylglyceryl transferase, producing MNNWQNIYNTFDPVAFHIGSLPVFWYGIMYATALIIAILVAKYIVKKDKLPIKEDIFDGYIWWAEIGVILGARLGYIIIYDKNTWYYMTHPWQIFNPFIDGMYAGISGMSYHGAIIGFVIATYLYCKKHKISFWYMSDIAVIAIPLGYIFGRIGNFLNQELIGRATDMPWGIYVGSILRHPSQLYEAILEGLFVFIILYWYRNRKKFNGELTLLYGILYSIGRIIAEFYREPDFHIGFIMNTKWLTMGMITSFIVLVLAIVLYVVISKRIVSRKS